A segment of the Manihot esculenta cultivar AM560-2 chromosome 13, M.esculenta_v8, whole genome shotgun sequence genome:
AATGACATGATACTCGCATCATAACAAGTCTTTGAATACAATTCTACATTTAGTAGCTTGTGAAATATTAACTCGTGCAATATCTGTTAATTTCCAAAACAATCTCCCCAGCTCCTGCTCCTCCTCCTTACGTATTGAGAGCAAATCAGCACCAAGAGCTGATAACTAACCAAAACCTTAGGATGCAAATTTTCAACAAGAATACACAAAGGAGGAGACAAATCACACAGGAAACAGTtctcaaatataattaatttaaaattatagattaaatattttaataataaaatttcatatatatatacaccttTTTGATCTCCCAATCACAGTATCAAACAGAAAGAGACACCAGCATAAATAACAAATTTGAATGGGAACAACCATTAAAAACCAAAACCTAAGAATAATGGTCAAGCATCCACATTAGGCACCTAATTTCTAGGCAACCATAAGAGCAGCAAACTTCACAAAGACAAGGCATGAGGCCTAATAACAGAAACGATAACAGATATTACATGAAATATGATCCGTTTAGCATCTTAATTTCCAATTTATAAAGCACAAACCCTCTTTTAGGGCTTTTAATATCAAAAGCCACTCTCATGAACaatctctcttcatagctaaatataaaataacacaGTCAATTCCCAAACTCTAGATCTTATCAATATCTTCATCCTCAAACTCGATATAATCATCACCAGCACCATCATCCTCCTCATCAAgacctccagcaataccctcattgAGACGTGTACTCTCAGGAAGTTCACCATAGGCCTTTAGAAGTCTAGCTTCATCTGGCATATACTTCAAGATAACATCAGCCTTGTCATCCTGATAGTCACGCAACCCAACAAGAATTATATCACCAGCGGCAATCCAGACCTTCTTGTGCATCTTCCCTCGAATGTGACAAAGACGCTTGGAGCCATCAATACACATGGCTTCACAACGGCCATTGCCAAGCATGCGAAGCACTTGGGCATATTCCTGTCCATCTTCCTTAAAGATGAGCTCACGTTTCTCATCATCTGCTTCATTCTTTCCTCTCTTCCTATTCTTACCTCCCTTTCCCTTATTCTTTGGCATGCTTTCTGATTCTGTCACCAAAACAGCACAGATCAGTTATTTTAAGATTGCAATATATACAGAGACGTGAACTGAAACCCTAATTTCATTCAAACTAAGAAATTGTTGCACATGCATTTCCACATAAAACCCAGGAAGAATAGGACAAACTGAAGAAAGATAAACAATTTGCTCAACACATACACTTCCTCAAACGCAAAGAAGAGAGACCTTTGAGTCAATTCAGaaaaccaaattaatttaattttagtaagCAACAAATTTCAAACAAAATACAACAAATTAAGGACCTAACAGCATCAAGTTTTCCCAATTTCCGaaacttattatttaaaaaaaaaaaagcaaataaaaatcaCCAACCAACACGCAAAATTTAGAACAATTCCCAGATCAAAAAAAGAAGGAATTAGAAAAACGAAACCGAAACAAAATTCAAATCAGTAACaactaaaaacaaaaattcCACATAGTATTCTGATCAGCAACAAACTAATCGATGATGGAATCACATagacaaaaaaaaatgtaaaaaaaaaattgaaaattgaaaattagttTGATTAAAATTACTTCAAGCAAAAATAAAGCGGATATaagcataaaaaatagaaaaagaaaagaaaagcacaCCTTTGTGAGAGGTAGCGTAGATAGAACAAAAGATGCCGATAGAAATCAATCAGTGATTGTGATTGTGTTTCTGAAAGTTTCAGCCCTAGCCTGTTTTTGTAGCAAGGCAAACGCTATACGGGTCAAGCTGTGCCGCCTCACCTAAATATTGGGCCATGGATCCATATTTGGGTCCTGACCTAGGATAATGggatatatgaaaatttaatcttGTTTTATAGAATTTCATATTATTGATTATGagtaaaaaaagaattttaataagaatTCCATGTAAATTAATCCatagtaaaataaataagttataattttaaaatgagattaatattaatataaggtgtaaaaatattttttttaaagtgtaTGATATACAATTTAATTCAACTATAATCATAAGTAGGCATTTAGAACCTATTTATGtgtgaaaatatttattttttattctgtgaaattatctattttattttctacaaaAAGATTGAAAGATAAAAGAATGTGTTAATtgtgaataattaaaaataatttaataatttttttataatataaaaattaaaaaattatttatgaataatttaaaatatttaagtataattataattttaattttaataaatataataggaATCTCACATCATAAATTTCTCTGTATTGTTTTCAAAtaccaaaaattttattattaatttaaaatatttaattaagtaaataaaattaattataagtactaataaataataaataatgaatgataataataataaatatttttctttattataatcatacttattataaattattcgaGTTTGAGCTCTTTGACTAATGAAAATTTATACATACTCAAATTTGAGCTCGATTCGAGTTTTAATATTAGAGTTTGAGTCTGATGCACttataaaattgaattcaaCTTATTTAACGAGTACGTTCACAAATCTATTCAATACATCAATTCACATACTtgcttataaattttaaaaatgagtcAAGTTTATAAGTTTTAACAGGTTAAATACGgttaaattcaaatttgatttatttattaacgAGTCTAAATATTAAGTTCGAATTTGACTTGTTTAGAAAACAAACTGAATACAGTCGAATTTTTATTTGAGCCAATATTTAAATAGCttgtgaataatttaatttatttacgtTTCCAATTATAAGACATTTATCTACCAAtatcaaaatttcaatttaaggtGTCAATAAAAATTGTTCCTCCAATCAAAGTTTTCGCATCAATTTACTCTTAAACACTTcatgtatgatagaatgtaaattttgttaatattttaatattttattgttctaaatttaaagttaaatgaatttgaacatttttatttgttgatattttaattttgaaaagttGAGTGATGATTGAAAGGAAAATGGatattaaatatatcaaaatacaaTTTTCTTATTTGCTTTATGCTCTTAGTAATTAGGAAATTGTCATTTTAAAGGATAGCATTTGGTGGGTAGACACACCTTTTGACTCTTAGAtaattttagaatcaattagttaaatatatttatatattttataaaattaaactctttatttaattgtttagtaaaaaattatagttattttttttattaaaaataattatttaatttttttaaaaattttcaatttaatagaATGATCAttccattaatttaatttaaaattaatttgaataaattaaaaattaaaattttaatatttataaaaattaaattaaattaattttaaataaaaattaattttaattatattgattGTTGAATTTTGTCGATTagactttttaataaatttttattttttaatattataaaatttaattaaaatattctaatatttattatagtataatttttttatattattaaaaataatatattattattattaattaatttaatttaatcaattttttattaaaattaaataaaattacactcaattttttaattaattcaattttttagatAAGCTCAGAAGTAAGAGAAAAACTAAATTCGTAGCCCTAAAATTAAATGTCTTATCTTCAAGAAAGAAACTGGCTCAGTTTAGCCCAAATGTCTCTGCAGCGGGACACGTACCAGTGAAGACGAAAACCGAAAACCTCTCTAAAACCCTCTCTTTAATGCAATCTTGTCTCAATTCAACACCACCACTACCCCAAAATGCAAACTTCTTTCCCCGTTTCGCCCTCCAAAATCCCTTCAATTTTCCCATTCAACCATCCCATTTTGCATAATCCAACAGCACCAACAAACCACCATCAACTTCCTCTCCAAACCTATCTCAAaagacccataaactcaacttccCTCAAATCCTCCGGTTTTTTATCGGCAATTGGCCGTGCAATCGAGGAAGAAGAGGAGTACAAAAAGGCCCGTGCCTCAGTAACCCGTAAAGGAGTCGACTTGGAAGGGTACTCAATCGAGGGAATCTCCATTGGGGGCCAAGAGACCTGTTTAATTATACCGGAATTCAAGTGTGCTTTTGATATTGGGAGATGTCCCACAAGGGCTATTCACCAGAACTTTGTGTTCATTACTCATGCCCACCTTGATCACATTGTGAGATTCTCTACTTGCTGCTTCCCCCAGTTTTTGGAATAAGTTCATGTTTTGTTTTCAAGAGTAATTTTTGTTTAAACCTTTACATTCTTGTGTTTTTGAGTTTCATTGCATAACAGTTTAATATGGAGCTTGTATTGTATTGTCTACTCAGGGTGGGCTGCCAATGTATGTGGCTAGTCGTGGTTTGTACAACTTAAAACCCCCTACTATATTTGTGCCCACTTGCATCAAACAAGACGTTGAGAAGCTTTTTGATATCCACAGGGCCATGGGGCAAGTGGAATTGAATCTTGATTTGGTTGCATTGGATGTGGGTATGTCACTCATTTCTTTGGTTTTCTAAGTTGGTTGATTGTGTGTTATCTGAAAGGTTTAAGGTTTATTGTGTGAATTTCTCCTAACCTCAAATTCAGGTGAAACATATGAATTGAGAAATGATATTGTGGTTCGACCATTTCGGACCCAGCACGTTATACCTAGCCAGGTGCGCTTCATTAAGcttttattttgtttcttcATGATAGAATGGTTCAAAATTTGAAACAGAGGGTCGGTCTTCTCCAGGGTTATATTATCTATTCTATTAGAAAAAAGTTGAAGAAGCAGTATATTCATCTCAAAGGGAAACAGATTGAAAAATTGAAGAAGTCGGGTGTTGAGGTTTGTAATTTCTCCAACAGGGTCTTAATTAATTTTCTGCCTCTAAACATTCTTTCAGCtttgcattttcttttttaGATTACAGATATAATATTGTCCCCCGAGGTGGCCTTTACTGGAGATACTACAGCAGAATACATGCTTGATCCACGAAATGCGGATGCATTGAGAGCAAAAATTCTCATAACTGAGGTATAGAGGCGTTAAGATTAAGATTCGTGAATTTTAATGTGTGTACTTCTGAACATGGCCTAGCTGACTTCGTTTTTCATATATCTAACAATTTTCCCAAAATTATTGTGTGTGAAGAAAGAATTAGCTTGCTTCAAGTTTTTAGATTGTAGGTGGTTTGCAACCAAGGGTGTAattggatgtgggtgatttaaTTCTAATTCTATGAAGTCTTGGATACGTTGAGAAAGAGGATGTTTGAACACTTCCATGGAATATATCCCACTTTTGCTAGTGTTGTTGACTGTGGCTCTCATGCTTGATCCATTGTTGGATTTCATGTGCCTGATTTAGtttgtatttttcttctttcttttcaatCGTCATTgtaaaataacttaaaaaatactttttgtaTGCTAGTAATAATCTGCTGAAGTCATATCTAATGCTGAATTGCTTTTGGCAGGCAACTTTCCTTGATGACGGTTTTAGCATTGAACATGCACGAAAACATGGCCATACTCATTTGTATGAGGTAGAAGAAGTGCTGATTCTTGTTCTCATTTTACATTTACTTTTAACTGCTTTGAGGCTTTCACATTACAAAATTCATGAATAATATCGCAATCTTAAGTAGCTTTAACTCTGCAGATTATAAAAAATGCTGAATGGATTCGGAGTAAAGCTGTCCTTTTGACTCATTTTTCTTCTCGTTACAGTGTGGAGGTATGCggtaaattgaattaatttaaacagCTCAAAATAAGTGATGCATTGCAATTAACATTCTGCTTCAGGGGTTCCCACCTTGTATTTGCATATAAGATTATAGGCCTATCATATGGAAAACCTTGTAAAGACTAAAAAATGGCTATCATAGACTTGCATTTACATTTGACGCTGTTGACTTATTATATGAAAATCTggttaaaaacttaaaattgcATAACTGGTTTGTTTATCACGGATCAAACATAGATGCCTCTTACTATAAACATCATAAGCCTCCCCACCTCCACCCGAGAGAGTTAACTTACTGGACATAGACTTCTAGGTTTATCTGAAGTTAACTTCTAGGTTTATCTGAAGTTGACTTGCTTCAGTTTGATACGTGGATGATATAAAATGAAACTGACCAAAGCCATGGAGAAAAGGAATTGAGTGCTAGAGAAAATCAAATAACTTTGTAGACTTCAGAGGATACTAGAGAAAACTTCTAATTTAGTTTAGGAGAAAGTACTGATGCTTAATTCATGTCTTGTTGCAATGTTAAATTACTTGGTTTGCTAAGAATACCCTTTGTTCAAGCTT
Coding sequences within it:
- the LOC110630348 gene encoding eukaryotic translation initiation factor 1A is translated as MPKNKGKGGKNRKRGKNEADDEKRELIFKEDGQEYAQVLRMLGNGRCEAMCIDGSKRLCHIRGKMHKKVWIAAGDIILVGLRDYQDDKADVILKYMPDEARLLKAYGELPESTRLNEGIAGGLDEEDDGAGDDYIEFEDEDIDKI
- the LOC110630347 gene encoding tRNase Z TRZ2, chloroplastic — its product is MQTSFPVSPSKIPSIFPFNHPILHNPTAPTNHHQLPLQTYLKRPINSTSLKSSGFLSAIGRAIEEEEEYKKARASVTRKGVDLEGYSIEGISIGGQETCLIIPEFKCAFDIGRCPTRAIHQNFVFITHAHLDHIGGLPMYVASRGLYNLKPPTIFVPTCIKQDVEKLFDIHRAMGQVELNLDLVALDVGETYELRNDIVVRPFRTQHVIPSQGYIIYSIRKKLKKQYIHLKGKQIEKLKKSGVEITDIILSPEVAFTGDTTAEYMLDPRNADALRAKILITEATFLDDGFSIEHARKHGHTHLYEIIKNAEWIRSKAVLLTHFSSRYSVEDIHQAASKLQSTVSAKVVPLTEGFKSMYS